The genomic stretch AAGGATATACATGGAGATTATTGCACATACTCCGAATAGTGTCTCCATAAGTTCACGGATTGAATAAGGAATGGGGCAGCTGAGAGTGCCTAATATGCCAAGGAACTTCCATAAAATGGCAAAAATAGCTGCTAATTGGAAAAACATAAAAACCCGGATAAAATTTCCAGTTGATTTCGTTCCAAGCATATAAGTTGTATATACTGTTATTGAGCCCCCTGTTATCCATATAATATTTTCCATTTTAAAAAAAATATTTTTTATATTTTCATATTGCATTCCGGAAAAATACATGTAAATTAAAAGGATCGGAAATAAAAGAGCAAATATTAACGGAATGAAACTCATAGATTTTGAGATAGTTTTTCTTTTATATAGTTTAATATAAATGAGTATTAATGCGGATGTCAGGAATATCGCAGAACTTATGCCAAAAATATATCTTATAGAGTCGAAAACAGGCGATTTAGTCAAATGTCCCAATTCACGAATCCCGAAAAATAAAAAAGAAAGGAACATATATGTCCATGGCATTTCACCAACATTCCAGATACGCCGGTTCTTGTAGGCTGTAATGACCAGAAGTAGCGATATCCACCAGAAGAGATTCGAAAGAATTACATGAATTCTGATAGTTTCTTCAATGCCATATGAAAATAAACCGTTAAACATAATGACAATAATTATCAAAACAAATATATTAGCTTGGTGCCTGGCAACATCATGATTTCGTCTATGGACCTGTCTGGCTCAATTCATGTAATGTTCACAAAGAATTGATTATTTCATTGATATGCTCATTTCATTATATATAATTGGAAAAGACCTTCCGGTGTATGCCTTTTGACGATATATTATCTGAAATGACTTATACTGTGATACTAAAATTTATTATCAGAACGATCAATTCAACGAAAGAATAACATGAGTAAACTTGAAAAAATATTAAGAGAAAAAGGCCCGATACGCAAAGTTGGCGTGATCGGAATGGGCTATGTGGGGATCCCATCAGCTGTTTTATTTGCAGAAAAGTTTGATTTTGTATGGGGTTTCCAGAGAGCATCCCGAAGTTCAGGTTATAAAATCGAAATGCTGAACAATGGGATAAGCCCGCTTAAAGGAGAAGAACCAGGACTTGAAGACCTGATCAAAAAAGTCCGTACACAGGGTAAATTCGAAAGCACATCTGATTTTTCAAAAATTAAAGACGTGGATGCAGTCACTCTTGCCATCCAGACACCATTTAAGGATAAGGGGGAACTTGAGCCTGATTTTGGCGCGCTGGAGGAAGGAATACGCCAGATCGGAAAGTACCTCAACGAGGGAATTCTTGTAGTACTTGAGTCAACGATAACACCCGGAACTACAAAAAATTTTGCAGCAGATATCCTGAAGGAAGAATCCGGCCTTATGCCGGGTGAAGATTTTGCGCTGGCCCATGCTCCAGAAAGAGTAATGGTTGGAAGACTTATACGCAATATCCAGGAACACGACAGGATAGTTGGCGGGATAAATAAGGAAAGTACACAGCGTGCAGTGGAACTCTATACCCCTGTCCTGACCACAGGCAAAATAATACCCATGGATTCAACAGCAGCCGAGGTTACAAAGACTGCTGAAAATACATTCAGGGATTTACAAATTGCTGCTATCAATGAATTAGCTCTTTATTGCGAAGCTATGAGAATAAATGTATATGATGTAAGGACAGGCATTGACAGCTTGAAAGGAGAAGGAATAACAAGAGCCATCCTTTACCCCGGAGCAGGTGTTGGGGGGCATTGTTTAACAAAAGATACTTATCATCTTGAAAGGGGAGTCAAAATTTCCGGTTCAAAACCGGATTATCCTGCGGATTCCGAATCCCTCTATGTCCTTGCCCGGAAAATAAATGATTTTATGCCCCAGCATATGTATAATCTTACAAATGAGGGATTAAAAGGTACAGGGAAAAAATTCAAAGGTTCAAAAATAGCATTACTTGGCTGGGCTTTTATTAATAACTCCGATGATACGAGAAATACGCCTTCTGAACCTTATCTGGAGATGGTGGAAAAAGCTGGCGCCAGAGTTGCGATACATGATCCGTATGTCTTCCAGGATGGCAGCCATAAAATATTACAGGATCTTAATGAATGCATTAAAGGAGCAGATGCGATAGTTATTTTTGCAGGACATAAACAATATTTGAATATTAATGCAAGTGCCACCAGGAAATTATCAGGGCATAAGCATCCCGTCATAATCGATGGAAGGAATGTGATTGATCCGGATGCTTTCATCAAGGAAGGATTCGTGTATAAAGGGATTGGCAGGGGAGATAAGAACTACCACGAAATCTCCAATAAATAAATTATTATATGTTTTATATTTTTTATAAATAAAATTTCATTTTTCAGCAATTCCTATTGCTTTCTTTTGTTCATATGATTCAATTGCAGCCATTGCTACTTCAAGTGCATGCCTGCTTGTTTCCCCATTGGAGATTACAGCCGTGTTATCCCTCACGGATTTAATGAAATGCTCCAGTTCATTCTTTAAAGGCTCTTTTGGTTCAACCTTGGCTGTGCGCACCCAGGCCTCATCATGCAATTCCACTGTCTGTTTAATATAATCGAGATATGCAACACCCTTTAATCCTATAGCAGTAAGATTCCGTATTTTATGCGGCGTTAACCAGTTTGTTTCGACCATTCCTGAAAGATTTGTATCGCATCTTAAAAGGATCGATGCATGATCTTCGAATGAATGGATATCTTTGCCGGCTATCGTATAAACTTCATTGATCTTGCGGCCGTAAAGATATGAAATAACATCGATATCGTGTACGCCAAGATCCATTATTATCCCGACATCACGTATCCGGGGATTGAATGGCCCGACACGTCTTGAAGAAATGGACACTATCTTACCGAGCATGCCAGAATCTACAATATCTTTTAATTTTGAGACCGCAGGATTAAATCTTTCAATATGTCCTACCATCAGCTTTACCTTTGCATCATGTGCCGCATGTATCATTGTATCGGCGTTCTTGAGGGTATCAGCGATAGGTTTTTCGACAAGCAAATGAGTTCCCGAATCAATAACATCAAGGGCAACTCTTGAATGAAAAGTCGTTGGCACTACCACGCTTACTGCATCAAGGTCCTGTTTTAGCAACTCATTGTGGTCAAAATATGGTGTGGTATTATTTGCCTTAGCCAGTGAAACAGCCCTGTTCCTGTCCGTATCACATATCCCCACAAGTTCTACGTCTTTCATTTCTTTATATATTCTTATATGGTGCTGCCCCATGGCGCCACCACCTATTACAGCAACTTTCATTTTTTGAATCACCCCGATATAATTATTCATTTAACCGGTTAATCACCATTTGTTAAATCATTTTGTTTGTTTATTCATAATCTTTTTCAGGGATTACTTATCAAGATTTCAAGTTATTTAAATCTATATGAGATTAAAATATAATAATATATATAAACATCATCATAATCATTGAATCTGATTCTACTCCCCATCCATAGTAATACTTTTATACATCATGGTTTAACAGACAGACCAACACCAGGTCACATATTATTGGAGAAAAATTGATAATTATACGAAAATTCCAGCCCTCTGATTTCCAGTGGGTCATCGACATCGAAAGGAAGGTTTTCAATGAACATGATCCTTATCTTTACATGCAGTTCTATGAGACATATCCCGATACTTTTATTGTGGCTGATATTAACGGTTTTGTTATAGGCTATGTGGCAGGATTTCTGGCGCAGCCTGAATTAGGGCGTATCTTTTCACTTGCGGTAGACCCTAAATATCAAAACAGGAGTGTTGGTAGCAACCTGTTAAAAGAAATAATTAACATTTTCCGAAAGAAGGGGGTCAGTGAAATAATCCTTGAGGTCAGGATGGATAATATCAAAGCGACAAGGTTCTATGAGAGACTTGGATTTTTCCAGTTCGGGATAGCTGAAAAATACTATAATGACGGCCAGAACGCCCGTTTAATGAAACTGACGTTATAGCTGTAATCACAGGGGGCTTTTTTTACCCACATTTTTCAAAAACCCTATCCATCGCCGTGCATCATCAACTTTTCGTTTTATGTCATCACGAGGCTCTTTTAACCTGACCTTACCTGCTTCACATTCCTTTAGATCCATAATTGCGCGTATGAGACTTGCGATCTCATTGTATAATTTTTTTGCCTCTTCTTTTGTGATATTCTCTCTTAGAAGGATCTCTTCATCATGTTTCGCTTTAGTTTCAAGAAGAGTCACAAGTTCCAGTAAACGATCTTTTTCCTGTTCCGAAAGCTCCTTATTATGTATGCAACGCCATATTATCTCGTGGAGTTTGATGTTTTCCCCATTCACCTGAACTTCATCGGGTACTTTTTCTCCCACCCATATAAGATATCTGTGTAACCCATTAAGTAAATGCTCCCTTTCTTCAAGGGATATGTAATCATCCAGATTTAATTCTTTCTCGTTCAAATTGCCTTCCTCCGGTTGATTTTCAATAATCTGAATGAATTAACAGAAATTATAACGGATCATAATTCTTCAAGATACCTTTCTGCAGATACCGCAGCGATCGCCCCGTCGCCGACTGCTGTTGTTATCTGGCGAAGTGGTGTGACCCTGCAATCTCCTGCAGCAAATATACCTTTGACTGAAGTTTCCATTTTAGCGTTTGCAATTATAAATCCCCATTCATCCTTTTTTACATCTGTAAATTTTGTATTGGGGATCAGACCCACATATATGAAGACCCCGTCTGTTTTTACCTCAGAGGTCACATTCGTCTTCAGGTTCTTCAAAATGACCTTCTCAACGACGTTTTTCCCCACAATTTCTTCAAGTACCGAATCCCAGATAAAACTTATTTTCGGATTTGAAAAAGCATGCTCCTGGTTAATCTTTTCAGCACGCAGCTCATTGCGCCTGTGGACCACAGTTACTTTTTTTGCAAGCTTTGTCAGGTAAATAGCTTCAGTAATCGCGGAATCTCCTCCGCCTATTACTACAACCTCTTTTTCTTTGAAGAAAAAACCGTCACATGTGGCGCAATATGAAACACCCCTGCCTGTTAATTCGATCTCCCCTTTTGCCCCCAGCCTTTTTGGCGTTGTGCCGGACGCTATTATGACCGATTTAGCTTCTATGTCGCCTTCTGTTGTTTTAATGATCTTTATATTTCCTTTATCCTCAATTGAATCAACTTCTGCCATACTTTTCATTTCAAGCCCGAATTTGAGTGCCTGTTCTTCGAATTTCGCTGCAAGGTCAGCGCCCGATACCTCAAGGAAGCCCGGGAAGTTCTCGACTTTGTCAGTGACAATTATCTGTCCTCCGATACCCATTTTTTCAAGAAGGACAGCATTCAGCATAGCGCGCTTTACATAAATTCCCGCAGTGAGACCCGCAGGCCCGCCGCCGATAATGACTACATCATAAATCATAATTATCCAGTCCTTGTATGGTGATTGTGGTATATAATTTCTTACAGGTTTAAAGGAGATTGCTTAAGAACATGAAATCGAATTACTCAAACCCAGGCGGGAAAAGATTTATGCCAGGTAAAAAGGTCTTAATCATTATCACACAGGAGATTTAAAATTGAGGAGCAAAATAACAATCAGGAATATTTCAAAACGTCCGGTAAATTTCGATTATCAATATGGTCTTGCATCGATGTTATACTTTAAACTTGCACAAGCCGATATCAGGTTAGCTAATGAGACACATGCTCACCAGGGATTTAAATTCTATACTTTTTCCAATCTTGTTTTTATAAATAGGAGTTTTTGCAAATCAGGTCTTCTTTTTGAGAATGCATATTTTATCTTATCTTCGCCAGATGATAGATTTATCAAGAGTTTTGCTGAAGGGCTACTTATAGCGCCGGGGTTTTACCTGGATGGACCTGCCGGGAAGGTTGATCTGGTAATTGAGCGCATTGAAATCCTGGAAGAAATAAGTTTTGGGGATGAATGCCGGTTCAGGGCAATTTCTCCAGTTTATGTAAAGACGATACGAAAAGAAAATGAGGACCTAAGAGAAGTTGATCTTTACCCGAAAGATCCGAAGTTCTACGAGAATCTTCATAAGAATCTGGTCCAGCGTTTCAATGAATTCTATGGTGAAGCTCCGCTGGATCATTTTGACATAATAGAGATAAACGATATGAAACCCAAACGGATCAGGATATCTGAAGGTTACAGGCGCTGCAGCCTGTTCCGGATGCGGCTCCAGGCAAGCCCGGAACTTTTGAAGTTCGCGTTTGATGCTGGACTCGGGGAGAAGAATGCGATGGGGTTCGGGTGTGTGGATGTTGTAAGGCAGCCAACATGAGATATTAAGCATTATTAGAATTGCGTTTTAATCCGTAACAAATCTATCATTTATTGCGGTCATTACCGCAACTTATTTAAGTAGCATGCCCTGCGA from Candidatus Methanoperedens sp. encodes the following:
- a CDS encoding nucleotide sugar dehydrogenase, yielding MSKLEKILREKGPIRKVGVIGMGYVGIPSAVLFAEKFDFVWGFQRASRSSGYKIEMLNNGISPLKGEEPGLEDLIKKVRTQGKFESTSDFSKIKDVDAVTLAIQTPFKDKGELEPDFGALEEGIRQIGKYLNEGILVVLESTITPGTTKNFAADILKEESGLMPGEDFALAHAPERVMVGRLIRNIQEHDRIVGGINKESTQRAVELYTPVLTTGKIIPMDSTAAEVTKTAENTFRDLQIAAINELALYCEAMRINVYDVRTGIDSLKGEGITRAILYPGAGVGGHCLTKDTYHLERGVKISGSKPDYPADSESLYVLARKINDFMPQHMYNLTNEGLKGTGKKFKGSKIALLGWAFINNSDDTRNTPSEPYLEMVEKAGARVAIHDPYVFQDGSHKILQDLNECIKGADAIVIFAGHKQYLNINASATRKLSGHKHPVIIDGRNVIDPDAFIKEGFVYKGIGRGDKNYHEISNK
- a CDS encoding Gfo/Idh/MocA family oxidoreductase gives rise to the protein MGVIQKMKVAVIGGGAMGQHHIRIYKEMKDVELVGICDTDRNRAVSLAKANNTTPYFDHNELLKQDLDAVSVVVPTTFHSRVALDVIDSGTHLLVEKPIADTLKNADTMIHAAHDAKVKLMVGHIERFNPAVSKLKDIVDSGMLGKIVSISSRRVGPFNPRIRDVGIIMDLGVHDIDVISYLYGRKINEVYTIAGKDIHSFEDHASILLRCDTNLSGMVETNWLTPHKIRNLTAIGLKGVAYLDYIKQTVELHDEAWVRTAKVEPKEPLKNELEHFIKSVRDNTAVISNGETSRHALEVAMAAIESYEQKKAIGIAEK
- the rimI gene encoding ribosomal-protein-alanine N-acetyltransferase, yielding MIGEKLIIIRKFQPSDFQWVIDIERKVFNEHDPYLYMQFYETYPDTFIVADINGFVIGYVAGFLAQPELGRIFSLAVDPKYQNRSVGSNLLKEIINIFRKKGVSEIILEVRMDNIKATRFYERLGFFQFGIAEKYYNDGQNARLMKLTL
- a CDS encoding methyl-accepting chemotaxis protein, with the protein product MNEKELNLDDYISLEEREHLLNGLHRYLIWVGEKVPDEVQVNGENIKLHEIIWRCIHNKELSEQEKDRLLELVTLLETKAKHDEEILLRENITKEEAKKLYNEIASLIRAIMDLKECEAGKVRLKEPRDDIKRKVDDARRWIGFLKNVGKKSPL
- the trxB gene encoding thioredoxin-disulfide reductase yields the protein MIMIYDVVIIGGGPAGLTAGIYVKRAMLNAVLLEKMGIGGQIIVTDKVENFPGFLEVSGADLAAKFEEQALKFGLEMKSMAEVDSIEDKGNIKIIKTTEGDIEAKSVIIASGTTPKRLGAKGEIELTGRGVSYCATCDGFFFKEKEVVVIGGGDSAITEAIYLTKLAKKVTVVHRRNELRAEKINQEHAFSNPKISFIWDSVLEEIVGKNVVEKVILKNLKTNVTSEVKTDGVFIYVGLIPNTKFTDVKKDEWGFIIANAKMETSVKGIFAAGDCRVTPLRQITTAVGDGAIAAVSAERYLEEL
- the cas6 gene encoding CRISPR-associated endoribonuclease Cas6 translates to MRSKITIRNISKRPVNFDYQYGLASMLYFKLAQADIRLANETHAHQGFKFYTFSNLVFINRSFCKSGLLFENAYFILSSPDDRFIKSFAEGLLIAPGFYLDGPAGKVDLVIERIEILEEISFGDECRFRAISPVYVKTIRKENEDLREVDLYPKDPKFYENLHKNLVQRFNEFYGEAPLDHFDIIEINDMKPKRIRISEGYRRCSLFRMRLQASPELLKFAFDAGLGEKNAMGFGCVDVVRQPT